The Musa acuminata AAA Group cultivar baxijiao chromosome BXJ2-5, Cavendish_Baxijiao_AAA, whole genome shotgun sequence genomic interval ATTATGAAccccaaaaaaaaagggaaaaccaagTGCATAGGGTTGTCCTTTGCATTTTGACATGTCAGCTAGATTCAGTAGAATATAAAAGAAAGAATGAATTGGTTGTTGCATACAAATCCATGTCATGCATTTTCAGATAAAAAGAAACAATACTTTATTGGGCATTTAAACTTACAAGGATCTAATTTCATCCTTAATTTGATGAAGACGGTTAATCTCCTTATCACCTGCCAGATAGGAGAAAATCCTAAAAAATCACAAGGCTAACTAATTAATTTAAGGCAACAGCAGAAAGAAGAGAAGATAAACATCGCAACTTTACTTGATATAGTTAGAGATGGAACTGCTTCTTCTAGAAGAAACCCAGATGCTTCTTCAAATACTGCCTCTTCCCTAAGAAGCTCCATTTCGATCTCAGCTTCTTCAAGTTCCTAAAATTTTTCCCATTGTAAAATTAAGCTAGATGAATATCAGAAAAGCAATGAGttaatcctaacttttttttaccTGAGACTGCTGATCAATTCTCTCTGAGAAAAACTCAAAGTAGGATTGAATGGAAGTCAGAGAAGACAAGACCTATTAAATGGAACAATttataagaaaatataaattaaaaaggaAAGAAGCAATGTCATTTATCGAAATGACATACAGAGAAATGCACATGGTTAACAAAGTCAAATAGTAGCTACTTCTAATTTGCCGCAAGATATTAATGAATGACTGAATACTGATTATGACATTATGCATAATACTCCCTTTTGAATTACAATGATCATCTTTAGGTTATAAGACAAAGATTAAATTGTATGAGATAATAAAATTGGTGTAATGGACCAAACAGAAAATAAATGTACAGTgggttttgattcatttgtcatatTGTTATAATTTAACCTGCTTAATTGAGTTTGGGCATCCTTTGATTGGTTTAGAATGAGCTTAGGTAAAATGTCGGAGTTACGGTTCAATTTGGATCCCCAGATAGTTAGTTTTGGTGAGgtaaaaatttataattacagTACCTGTTGTTGAATGATAATCGCGAGTCAAATCATTTTGGGTATTCGTATGGAATGAATTTAAATCTTGGTCTATCACCTGTTTCCATGACTAATTGAACTGGTATGGTACCCATATATCAGGTGGTCTACTAAACATTACTGCTAGGCACTaccaaagaaataataataaaacaacaaCTACTAACTAGTCATGACTTATATGGCCGGTTACCAATCCTTGGTCGGTGATAGAATACCGGTCCATACTGGACTGGTACAATTAAAATTTGATTCCTTTGTCATGCCTGCCGATTTGCTTAAACTGGGTTTGAGCACCCTTTAATTGGGTTTGGCATGTGTGCTGATCATGGAAGTCCGTATCCGAGATGAGTTTATGTTCCTAGGTAGTTGGTAAAGTTTGGGTGGAATGGAATTCACGTATACCATCACCAATCAATTTCCTAAATTCACTGCTAAAAGTCATCCTTGAACATGCTATAAACGTCTTCTTCAGTATACAATATGCCTGTTGATGCCATCTTGTTTCAGCTACTTGAATAAGCTCTTAGTTTCCTATGTGAATGTCTACAGAAATCAATTTAGAACCTCCTGAAAGGATACTGTATTTGAGACTAGACGAAGTCAAATTAATTCTGAGAATGGATATTGGAATATATGGAATAAATTCCACAAGGACATGGATAACCATACCAAAAGAATGACCAGTACTTTAATTTTAAGCTCTAAACCATAAGAAAGGAGTGGAAGGCTTCAGTAATTTTCTGTTTAATTGCACTTATCATGGAAACTAGATCCTGCAAGTATCTTTTATATAGGCTCTGTGGGAGCATGAAGTCTCAAgcagtttcttttattttttcagcCTTTTGTATGTTTTTCAAAATCATACATACTAATGACACCAAGTGTCCATACACTATAGATCATATGGTACCGGCCCTAGCCCTGACTGATAGACTACTAACACACAAAATTGCAAGCCTTTACTAGAACTCCATGTGTTTTGCGTCTCAAGTCTAAGTGATGTAGATTTCCCAAGCAAAAAAATTGCACGTTTCAAAAGGAAAATAGTGATTTTATTCTAATTGGTCACATGCACATTATGGGTCACATACCACCCCCTCTCCAGTTATATATACAATAGATaatgaattatatataattataaaacatTAATTCATTTATTGTAGCTTTAAAAATCAAAAGATGTGAAAAGTATTTATGAGCATTAAGCTCAAATTATCCTAATTAACTTCGAAAACTAAAAAGAATATACTATTTCCTGTGGTTTAAGGACATTCTTTATCTTTAGTCCACAATATTTATCAAATTGTAGAAGTTATACTTTTGAATCTAAATAGAACCTTTTGTTGGCAAAAGAATCTTCAAAGCAACTATATATTAAACTAGAGGGTGTGTGGTATTGACCCCTAAACATGAATCTGACTGGACTTGCTAAATAGTTATGTTGTGAACTGATATGGATTCCTGTACCCAAGTGGTCATATTAATTAGTTGGTTCCTAGATTTATAGGTTTAATCCAGTATGTTCAAATCAAAGTCTTTTAACATTGTAGCAGTTTATTATAAGATAAGATATATGATATTCATGGGTGTCGGGTTTGTTAATGTAGGGAATCAGATGAGGCAATGCTTTACTTTGAGATCGATTCTTGAAATCTTAGACCAGAGGAGTTCATCTCAAGAATTTTCACTGCCAattcaaatgaaatttgacattttACTAGTGTCGTTGTTGAGTAATTCCTGAAAAGCTTGAATTTCTCTTTAATTTTGGTTTATATTGGATAAAACATTGACACAATTAAAAATTACTTTTCATACATAAACATTACAGTTCATCTAGGAATTAAATAACAATAAGTCCACTATATATTGAAAATGCAGGGCATTGAGAATGAAGcccaataatataataaaaatgggATTTTATTGTGTGTTTGCATTCCATAATATTCGTAACTAGTATCAGAACttgtaatttaattaaaaaagttCCAAAAGGCTTATGACCTTTCTTTTTCCTATGAACAAATCATTCCCAGTAAGAATTTTGTATATTGTCATTCAGTGTTTTGCATATGTACCGTTTAAGATAcatatattttatgtatatacCTCTTTAGCATTAATTTTTGCACCAGTATTCTCAGAGATACAAAATACGTtttcagaaaagaaaattatcattatattttgTTGGATAGTTAAATTAATTATGTGAAATCATATGCATGGTTGAGGAATATCAAATTTAGATGTCACATACACTTTCAAAACTATAACTCCGAAAGTACTCAAAAGGAAACCATAACTCGAAGGAAACCATCAGCAAACAACCAGGATTAAGAGACTTAGATGCTAATAACACTAATTTTAACaacaaaagatataaaaaattgaAGGAAGACAAACTAATAGGCAATTAACAGTGATTTAAGAAGATAATTCTAAAAGAAAAACCATGTGAAGTAATATTTTTAGTCCAAATCCATAAGATATGTATTATGAGGATTATGGTATCAAAAGTATTAAGTATGGCAAGAAGCATATATGCAAACAATAAACTGTGATGGGCTTCTTCTTCCTCATAGAATGGTACATAACAACATATCATGTGTTGATACGGCAATATGTACCAGACACTACTTGGCAATGGCTGGACCTGTGCGAATCTTGTACCCGAAATTGTATATCTCGGTTACCGCTAGCCATAAAATTCAGAATATTATTTCAATACCCCTGCTTATGTCTTATTGGACTGCAGTACTAAAAGTTGCTTGGTATGCTTGCACAATCAATTCAAATGTATACCACCACAGTATGGTCCATATGCTATGGTATTTGAAACTCAAAATTTAATTCTTGATCCAATACCAGTATCAATAATCTACTGGACTGATATGATCATATACTGAGCAGCACACAGACCTGTACCACCAGGTATCAtccaaaaaatatcatatataaataatatagacCAATATCGGACCATGTTTAGAACCATGTATTTAGGTAGACTTGGGGTGCGACAAAATAATATAGGCAAAGATAGGAACCCATATAAAACAATAAAACAAACAATGCTTTGGCTCCGAATTCCTGCCCAAAACTAACTCATCATATGTGGCTCTTTCAGAAAATCTAACTTGTGGGCCTGCTAGGTGTCGCTGAATCAGTGTGTGCTAGGACTGACTCATGTAAGATAGTGGAATGAACCAGTGGAAAAACTAATTGGACCCCAAATCTAAACATGGCCTTATCATTAAGTGCTCAAACCGAGTAAATCATCTCCATAGGTGGTAATACCCTGCCCTCACCAAAACagataagaaaaaagaaataatctGTCATAGTATCTGACCTGAAGAATTGTCTCCCGAATGCTTTGAAAGTTAGAATCACTTGGCTTCCCCATCGAGCTGGATGATAGCACTTCTTTCAGAACcttccataaaaaaataaaaaactaagatTAAAAAGCTGGATGATAGCTGTAACAAACAGACCATAAAGCCATGAAAAAACagattaaaaatcaaaataaattgtTTCACATAATAAAATGCCAAAACCAACCATTAAACAGACAGGGCAAACATACCGGTTTTGcgccatcaaattcatttctaagTTTGCACAAAGATAGGCACAAATTTTTCTCCAAGTCATTAAGCACGcctgaaattaaataaaaaatttcaaatagcctaatggtttaaaattttttcatcTAACAAATTTCTAACACAGGAAATGTAAATTATATAAGTGATTGTTCAAGACAATATTTTGAATACATAATAACAATGATGCCCTTGTGTTGTTACACTACAACATATAATTGGAAACGAACATCAGcaaaatatgtaaaaaaatatGCAAGTACCTATCTTTGACATTCCCATCTGCTCCAGGTTCCTCCAAACACTTTCAGGTATCAAAGTAATATCCTCAGCAGGAGAATAAAGACATGCACTTGCCAGAATGTGCAATGAGAGTCTTGTTATATGACCCACTTCCATTGAATTAGTAACTTTGCCCATTCCTCGAAGGATGGTATGAGTGGATACCAGGAAGGATTGCAGTTGAGCTCTCTCTGCATATGGGACAAAGGCTAGTAACAGCACCATTGCATGTGTTCGCAACAGCATTGAAGGGTCAGAGGATGCTACTACTATCACTCTATCCCATGTCTTTGTAACTAAAATGGAAGCTACTGATTCAGGAACAATCCCTACAGATCGAGAGCAAACCAAATTTTGTTTAACTGAGTAAGGCAGTTCATTCACACCATTGTAGCTGCCTAGGTCAACAATTCTCCCAAGATGACGCAATGCAACAGATCGTTGTTCTGGTTCTGAATGACCCAACATTGTGCAGAATAAGTCCACCAATGAAGCCTCATTACCACTAAGGTTATCAATGCCCCTTTCAAATAATGATGATAACCATTTATCAGTCTGCAAACGCCATGAAATTTTTGGTGCATTACAACAGAAGATCAAGATCATAGAACATAGAGAAGAAACCACAGAGGAGAAAGTAATGTTCTCAGGCAACTTGAACAGAAAATCAAGCATAGCAGATGCTACTTGCCAACAATGATTTTTTTGACTTGATGATATAGCTCCCACAAGTCCTTCAAGAGCATTCACCCAGTATCTTGATGGAAGGTCACTTGAATCAGATTGGTGTGTGTCTTGGCCATCCCCATCTCTGGTACttgcttgaatgacaacacttaaGCATCTTGAGAAAAATAAGCAGTTTGCTAATGTACAAGTGAGCCTCATTCCCAACTTATAATGCATGTTCCAGCTGGCTTCAATAGCTGGAAGAAGACCAGAAATTAACTTTCCGAGTCGATCCAAGAGTTCTTCAATTTCACCAGCAGACAGAATATGAATCCCTTCACCCAAAAGATCAGTGCAGGTGTCATCACTTTCAAATGTTTTAGACAACCCGTTCACATATCCATCTGCAAGATCTGGtgaatcaaactgataagttaagcCATCATTAATGCTTAAGTTGGGACCACCTGCAGTTGactgttttctctcaagtggcagatTGACACCAAATGACTTTAGACCCTGCACTACTACAATGAGACAGCTGTTAATGAGTTTCTGGAATGCACTGAGGTAATCATAGATAGAAGATATGGGTGCTGAAGTGGTAAAATCAACCCACAACAACAAGGATTCTAAAACTTCTTTCTTCCTCCTGAAGGACAGATCAGGAAACAGATGACCTAAAATGCAAATCATCAATGATCCCTGGAATTTCTTCTCTTCAGTAACCTCATTCAGTTCCTTTTCACACCTTATACTGTCAAATAGTTCTTCAAAATTTGACAAATGAAAGTCCTGATGAAGTGATGCATCAGACAAGTGCTTCTCATCATCACTTGCCTTCCGCAAAGAGTAAGAAATTATTGGTCCTAACAGAGATAGAATAGAATTCAGGAAAGCAACATCACAAAAGGAGGCTCTACAAAGAGATATCAAGATGTGAGCTACCCTCGGCATTTCATTAACCAATGCTTCCATGTGCTCAACAGTAATCGATTCAAGCACGTAAAAAATAACTGCCTTAGCATTTCTAGCGATATGACCTCTCAAAGGATTAGcattttttgtaacatgaagatgGTTCCTTATTGTTTCCAGATATGGCCACAAACAAAGGTCAGCAAACCAGCAGAGGATATCTGGAACAGCACTGCATGGAAGAGATTTTAGTTGCATACCAACAGCTTCCAAAATTATCTCTCCAGACTCACCAAACTGCTTTCTCATGTTTGGGAAGAACATATGCAGGTGAGGAAAAAGTACTTGAAATGATAGTTTAGCATCTGACTGATTAGAAGACTCAAATTCTTTATCAACTTGGGAGTGTGTTTTGGTACCCGATGGATCTGAATATGCAgattcaattttcttttttactAAATTATCTGTAAGTGCTAACTCATCCACAAAAATTGATAACAATGATGAAATTTGTGAAAGATCAGAGGCAATAAACAAGTGTTCCTTCAAGTATTGCTTTGCATATCGAGATACTCCCATCCATCCTAAAAATCTAGAAAGTGGACATGTGCAACTTGAAAATCTGGATATTTTCTGCATCCACGATGAAGGTGGAACTAAAGTTCTGTAGATGAAACCAGCACTTTTGATGCCAATGGGATTTGTCCCTTCATCATTTCCAGAAGATGCTATTACCAATCTTTCAAGAAGTGCCCAGCGCCTTCGCAGCCCATGTAACTTTTCCATTTCAAGCTGTATGTTTCCTGCTTTCAGTTGGGTGTACAAAGTTGTAAGTTGTCCACTAAGATTTTCAGCTGACTGCAGTATAATGTCAATAACATCCTCTGCAGAACAGGATAACTCAGTTGCAGAATGCAGTAGAAAGAGGAGACTCTGTAACagaatttcatgtgatgattgttGTTCCCTTCTTAATTGCTGAATTACAAAGTGACAAAGCAATGATTGATTCTGCCTAACCAATGTTACCACATCAGCTGATTCAATGTCCACTTGTGATATTTCCAAAGCCTGTTGATTACCTTCAAAATTATATGTATAAGGTTTACCAAGAGCCAAAATTCTCTCAGATTCGAGGTCCAGTTTAGCGGCACGAAGCAGAATTTGCAGAACTGTTATATCTCTTTTACTTTCAAGATAAGCTATTGTCTCCAGATTGACATTACATCTCTTAAGGTCTTTATTAAACTCCACTAATCCAGTTTTATTCTTGAATTTGGATCCAATAATTTTCATCTGATTCATAAGCTCTGAATTGCATCCATATGAAATCATAAAGAATGGGTTGACATAACATTCTGCGGCCAAGAGTAAGGCATCTATTGCAGCTTCATGGCTTTCTGGGGTTATGTCATGCTGGGAACACAAATCAGATGCCAAACGTTCAAATTCGGAAGCCCTAAATACCGAATCTTGATGGTTTACAAGTTGTAGATAATCTGCTTGTGAATAGAAGTAATCAGCAAAGAAACCAGTATTCAACTGAAAGttgttatttgaaatcttattcacCTCTGAAACACCACAACCAGAATTCAAGCTGATACAGTCCCCAGTAAAATAGTTGGGAACACTTGTCAGAACAATTTTTGACAGATCTCTAGGAGCAAACTGCAGGTTAGCATCTTGGAGTACATCTTTTCTTGTAGCAGCTTCAGATGCATCAATCTTTCCCTTTACTTCATCTGGACTACTGGATATGCTAGAAGCCCCATGAGAACAGATCACAGAGTCGGAAGAAACAGCTAAAGACTCTTGATCAGCCACTTTAGGAAATGAACATTTGCAAAGGTCAATATCTGAAGGTAATGGCATGTGTGGCCCCAGAACAGAAAGAAGTACACTGCAATATAGAAAGACAGTATATTGTCAGCTAAATGAAAACCAAGTAATGTAACAACCAACAAGGTGCATTGATAAGATTCCTTTTGTTGCAAaaaacacaatttttttttttttttactctcacATCTTTTTAAACAGCAGTCTACACCAATCACTTCATTCTCTCTTTTTGTATCTTCCAAAAATAAGCACTATCAAGTATAAACCATAAAGAtgtttaactttttttattttccctATGATATTATCATATGCTGTTACAGTAGACCTTGGTGCAACAGATCCACGTCTCCATTCAGATTCCACAGAAGGAAGAATGGCAGGCCTTCGTAATGCAGTACGTATAACATTGAGTGCAATAGAACAGTTCTTCTGTTTCTCCAAGTGTATATC includes:
- the LOC135581654 gene encoding uncharacterized protein LOC135581654 isoform X3; this translates as MDMELEPRTKALAYKIKATSRESPAQKAANVFDPDLRTHWSTGTNTKEWILLELDEPCLLSHIRIYNKSVLEWEISVGLRFKPEAFLKVRPRCEAPRREMVYPMNYTPCRYVRISCLRGNPIAIFFIQLMGVTVTGLEPELQPIANYLIPHIISHKQDAHDMHLQLLQDVAKNLLVFLPELETDLTNFPDAAETNIRFFAMLAGPFYPILRLSNERKASNVLPFSSDLDASKSNPSSTLTVSSNFEAQPRRSRSPPFPELACSSIAFRSDAVIILLRKAYKESHLGIVCRRASIALHRLVEANNLLGESACTDDLGLSSISDEIVKTEVTSHMQPADYSSLFGEEFKLPEDYWDASYLNVLDISAVEEGILHVLFGCASQPLLCCKLADSNSNFWSLLPLIQALLPALRPPISLPDQVDDSFSQWNHPSVQHALSQIITMSSSSVYHPLLHACAGYLSSFLSSHAKAACVLIDLCSGPLSPWISTITAKVDLAIELLEDLLGVIQGVPQSAGRARAVLKYILLALSGHMDDVLSKYKEFKHRLLFLLEMLEPFLDPVITGTKNTTFEDASDIHLEKQKNCSIALNVIRTALRRPAILPSVESEWRRGSVAPSVLLSVLGPHMPLPSDIDLCKCSFPKVADQESLAVSSDSVICSHGASSISSSPDEVKGKIDASEAATRKDVLQDANLQFAPRDLSKIVLTSVPNYFTGDCISLNSGCGVSEVNKISNNNFQLNTGFFADYFYSQADYLQLVNHQDSVFRASEFERLASDLCSQHDITPESHEAAIDALLLAAECYVNPFFMISYGCNSELMNQMKIIGSKFKNKTGLVEFNKDLKRCNVNLETIAYLESKRDITVLQILLRAAKLDLESERILALGKPYTYNFEGNQQALEISQVDIESADVVTLVRQNQSLLCHFVIQQLRREQQSSHEILLQSLLFLLHSATELSCSAEDVIDIILQSAENLSGQLTTLYTQLKAGNIQLEMEKLHGLRRRWALLERLVIASSGNDEGTNPIGIKSAGFIYRTLVPPSSWMQKISRFSSCTCPLSRFLGWMGVSRYAKQYLKEHLFIASDLSQISSLLSIFVDELALTDNLVKKKIESAYSDPSGTKTHSQVDKEFESSNQSDAKLSFQVLFPHLHMFFPNMRKQFGESGEIILEAVGMQLKSLPCSAVPDILCWFADLCLWPYLETIRNHLHVTKNANPLRGHIARNAKAVIFYVLESITVEHMEALVNEMPRVAHILISLCRASFCDVAFLNSILSLLGPIISYSLRKASDDEKHLSDASLHQDFHLSNFEELFDSIRCEKELNEVTEEKKFQGSLMICILGHLFPDLSFRRKKEVLESLLLWVDFTTSAPISSIYDYLSAFQKLINSCLIVVVQGLKSFGVNLPLERKQSTAGGPNLSINDGLTYQFDSPDLADGYVNGLSKTFESDDTCTDLLGEGIHILSAGEIEELLDRLGKLISGLLPAIEASWNMHYKLGMRLTCTLANCLFFSRCLSVVIQASTRDGDGQDTHQSDSSDLPSRYWVNALEGLVGAISSSQKNHCWQVASAMLDFLFKLPENITFSSVVSSLCSMILIFCCNAPKISWRLQTDKWLSSLFERGIDNLSGNEASLVDLFCTMLGHSEPEQRSVALRHLGRIVDLGSYNGVNELPYSVKQNLVCSRSVGIVPESVASILVTKTWDRVIVVASSDPSMLLRTHAMVLLLAFVPYAERAQLQSFLVSTHTILRGMGKVTNSMEVGHITRLSLHILASACLYSPAEDITLIPESVWRNLEQMGMSKIGVLNDLEKNLCLSLCKLRNEFDGAKPVLKEVLSSSSMGKPSDSNFQSIRETILQVLSSLTSIQSYFEFFSERIDQQSQELEEAEIEMELLREEAVFEEASGFLLEEAVPSLTISSDKEINRLHQIKDEIRSLERSKLREEIVARRQKKLLMRHARKKCLEEAALREMELLQELDGERTSELERDIERQRELENERARTRELQFNLDMEKERQIQKELQRELEQVESGTRSFRREFSSNPSSRSRERYRDRDNGRSGQEANLRSSSRGHDGGAPQMTTAISTGSSAGPTVVLAGSRSFSGQLPTILQSRDRADERTSNYEDAIEGSRDSGDTSSIGDSESGSAFDGLPGTFGTAPRHGSRGSKSRQIVERRERDGRREGKWERKHS
- the LOC135581654 gene encoding uncharacterized protein LOC135581654 isoform X2 — protein: MDMELEPRTKALAYKIKATSRESPAQKAANVFDPDLRTHWSTGTNTKEWILLELDEPCLLSHIRIYNKSVLEWEISVGLRFKPEAFLKVRPRCEAPRREMVYPMNYTPCRYVRISCLRGNPIAIFFIQLMGVTVTGLEPELQPIANYLIPHIISHKQDAHDMHLQLLQDVAKNLLVFLPELETDLTNFPDAAETNIRFFAMLAGPFYPILRLSNERKASNVLPFSSDLDASKSNPSSTLTVSSNFEAQPRRSRSPPFPELACSSIAFRSDAVIILLRKAYKESHLGIVCRRASIALHRLVEANNLLGESACTDDLGLSSISDEIVKTEVTSHMQPADYSSLFGEEFKLPEDYWDASYLNVLDISAVEEGILHVLFGCASQPLLCCKLADSNSNFWSLLPLIQALLPALRPPISLPDQVDDSFSQWNHPSVQHALSQIITMSSSSVYHPLLHACAGYLSSFLSSHAKAACVLIDLCSGPLSPWISTITAKVDLAIELLEDLLGVIQGVPQSAGRARAVLKYILLALSGHMDDVLSKYKEFKHRLLFLLEMLEPFLDPVITGTKNTTFEDASDIHLEKQKNCSIALNVIRTALRRPAILPSVESEWRRGSVAPSVLLSVLGPHMPLPSDIDLCKCSFPKVADQESLAVSSDSVICSHGASSISSSPDEVKGKIDASEAATRKDVLQDANLQFAPRDLSKIVLTSVPNYFTGDCISLNSGCGVSEVNKISNNNFQLNTGFFADYFYSQADYLQLVNHQDSVFRASEFERLASDLCSQHDITPESHEAAIDALLLAAECYVNPFFMISYGCNSELMNQMKIIGSKFKNKTGLVEFNKDLKRCNVNLETIAYLESKRDITVLQILLRAAKLDLESERILALGKPYTYNFEGNQQALEISQVDIESADVVTLVRQNQSLLCHFVIQQLRREQQSSHEILLQSLLFLLHSATELSCSAEDVIDIILQSAENLSGQLTTLYTQLKAGNIQLEMEKLHGLRRRWALLERLVIASSGNDEGTNPIGIKSAGFIYRTLVPPSSWMQKISRFSSCTCPLSRFLGWMGVSRYAKQYLKEHLFIASDLSQISSLLSIFVDELALTDNLVKKKIESAYSDPSGTKTHSQVDKEFESSNQSDAKLSFQVLFPHLHMFFPNMRKQFGESGEIILEAVGMQLKSLPCSAVPDILCWFADLCLWPYLETIRNHLHVTKNANPLRGHIARNAKAVIFYVLESITVEHMEALVNEMPRVAHILISLCRASFCDVAFLNSILSLLGPIISYSLRKASDDEKHLSDASLHQDFHLSNFEELFDSIRCEKELNEVTEEKKFQGSLMICILGHLFPDLSFRRKKEVLESLLLWVDFTTSAPISSIYDYLSAFQKLINSCLIVVVQGLKSFGVNLPLERKQSTAGGPNLSINDGLTYQFDSPDLADGYVNGLSKTFESDDTCTDLLGEGIHILSAGEIEELLDRLGKLISGLLPAIEASWNMHYKLGMRLTCTLANCLFFSRCLSVVIQASTRDGDGQDTHQSDSSDLPSRYWVNALEGLVGAISSSQKNHCWQVASAMLDFLFKLPENITFSSVVSSLCSMILIFCCNAPKISWRLQTDKWLSSLFERGIDNLSGNEASLVDLFCTMLGHSEPEQRSVALRHLGRIVDLGSYNGVNELPYSVKQNLVCSRSVGIVPESVASILVTKTWDRVIVVASSDPSMLLRTHAMVLLLAFVPYAERAQLQSFLVSTHTILRGMGKVTNSMEVGHITRLSLHILASACLYSPAEDITLIPESVWRNLEQMGMSKIGVLNDLEKNLCLSLCKLRNEFDGAKPVLKEVLSSSSMGKPSDSNFQSIRETILQVLSSLTSIQSYFEFFSERIDQQSQELEEAEIEMELLREEAVFEEASGFLLEEAVPSLTISSDKEINRLHQIKDEIRSLERSKLREEIVARRQKKLLMRHARKKCLEEAALREMELLQELDGFLLDVFFASLGFIMSFGLVVIALVSCRERTSELERDIERQRELENERARTRELQFNLDMEKERQIQKELQRELEQVESGTRSFRREFSSNPSRERYRDRDNGRSGQEANLRSSSRGHDGGAPQMTTAISTGSSAGPTVVLAGSRSFSGQLPTILQSRDRADERTSNYEDAIEGSRDSGDTSSIGDSESGSAFDGLPGTFGTAPRHGSRGSKSRQIVERRERDGRREGKWERKHS
- the LOC135581654 gene encoding uncharacterized protein LOC135581654 isoform X1, which encodes MDMELEPRTKALAYKIKATSRESPAQKAANVFDPDLRTHWSTGTNTKEWILLELDEPCLLSHIRIYNKSVLEWEISVGLRFKPEAFLKVRPRCEAPRREMVYPMNYTPCRYVRISCLRGNPIAIFFIQLMGVTVTGLEPELQPIANYLIPHIISHKQDAHDMHLQLLQDVAKNLLVFLPELETDLTNFPDAAETNIRFFAMLAGPFYPILRLSNERKASNVLPFSSDLDASKSNPSSTLTVSSNFEAQPRRSRSPPFPELACSSIAFRSDAVIILLRKAYKESHLGIVCRRASIALHRLVEANNLLGESACTDDLGLSSISDEIVKTEVTSHMQPADYSSLFGEEFKLPEDYWDASYLNVLDISAVEEGILHVLFGCASQPLLCCKLADSNSNFWSLLPLIQALLPALRPPISLPDQVDDSFSQWNHPSVQHALSQIITMSSSSVYHPLLHACAGYLSSFLSSHAKAACVLIDLCSGPLSPWISTITAKVDLAIELLEDLLGVIQGVPQSAGRARAVLKYILLALSGHMDDVLSKYKEFKHRLLFLLEMLEPFLDPVITGTKNTTFEDASDIHLEKQKNCSIALNVIRTALRRPAILPSVESEWRRGSVAPSVLLSVLGPHMPLPSDIDLCKCSFPKVADQESLAVSSDSVICSHGASSISSSPDEVKGKIDASEAATRKDVLQDANLQFAPRDLSKIVLTSVPNYFTGDCISLNSGCGVSEVNKISNNNFQLNTGFFADYFYSQADYLQLVNHQDSVFRASEFERLASDLCSQHDITPESHEAAIDALLLAAECYVNPFFMISYGCNSELMNQMKIIGSKFKNKTGLVEFNKDLKRCNVNLETIAYLESKRDITVLQILLRAAKLDLESERILALGKPYTYNFEGNQQALEISQVDIESADVVTLVRQNQSLLCHFVIQQLRREQQSSHEILLQSLLFLLHSATELSCSAEDVIDIILQSAENLSGQLTTLYTQLKAGNIQLEMEKLHGLRRRWALLERLVIASSGNDEGTNPIGIKSAGFIYRTLVPPSSWMQKISRFSSCTCPLSRFLGWMGVSRYAKQYLKEHLFIASDLSQISSLLSIFVDELALTDNLVKKKIESAYSDPSGTKTHSQVDKEFESSNQSDAKLSFQVLFPHLHMFFPNMRKQFGESGEIILEAVGMQLKSLPCSAVPDILCWFADLCLWPYLETIRNHLHVTKNANPLRGHIARNAKAVIFYVLESITVEHMEALVNEMPRVAHILISLCRASFCDVAFLNSILSLLGPIISYSLRKASDDEKHLSDASLHQDFHLSNFEELFDSIRCEKELNEVTEEKKFQGSLMICILGHLFPDLSFRRKKEVLESLLLWVDFTTSAPISSIYDYLSAFQKLINSCLIVVVQGLKSFGVNLPLERKQSTAGGPNLSINDGLTYQFDSPDLADGYVNGLSKTFESDDTCTDLLGEGIHILSAGEIEELLDRLGKLISGLLPAIEASWNMHYKLGMRLTCTLANCLFFSRCLSVVIQASTRDGDGQDTHQSDSSDLPSRYWVNALEGLVGAISSSQKNHCWQVASAMLDFLFKLPENITFSSVVSSLCSMILIFCCNAPKISWRLQTDKWLSSLFERGIDNLSGNEASLVDLFCTMLGHSEPEQRSVALRHLGRIVDLGSYNGVNELPYSVKQNLVCSRSVGIVPESVASILVTKTWDRVIVVASSDPSMLLRTHAMVLLLAFVPYAERAQLQSFLVSTHTILRGMGKVTNSMEVGHITRLSLHILASACLYSPAEDITLIPESVWRNLEQMGMSKIGVLNDLEKNLCLSLCKLRNEFDGAKPVLKEVLSSSSMGKPSDSNFQSIRETILQVLSSLTSIQSYFEFFSERIDQQSQELEEAEIEMELLREEAVFEEASGFLLEEAVPSLTISSDKEINRLHQIKDEIRSLERSKLREEIVARRQKKLLMRHARKKCLEEAALREMELLQELDGFLLDVFFASLGFIMSFGLVVIALVSCRERTSELERDIERQRELENERARTRELQFNLDMEKERQIQKELQRELEQVESGTRSFRREFSSNPSSRSRERYRDRDNGRSGQEANLRSSSRGHDGGAPQMTTAISTGSSAGPTVVLAGSRSFSGQLPTILQSRDRADERTSNYEDAIEGSRDSGDTSSIGDSESGSAFDGLPGTFGTAPRHGSRGSKSRQIVERRERDGRREGKWERKHS